Within Oribacterium sp. oral taxon 102, the genomic segment TAATACCCGTCTCCGGTCGTTCTCGGCCCGGAAATCACCGCATAGCCGTCCTCCTTCAGCCGCGCCGTCAGCTGATCCACCCTTTCCGCGCTTCCCAGACTGAACGCAACATGAATAAAGCCAGTCCTCATCAGGGGTTTTTCCGGATCCTCCATCCCCGGTCGATTCATAATTTCCATCCGTGCACCGCCGTCAAAGGAAAGGAAATAAGACCGAAAATCCGTCTTTTCATTATGGTAACCCTCATTTGATGTCGCTCCGAGATACTTCACGAAAAACACTCTGGCTCTTTCCAGATCCTTCACATACATTGCAATATGCTCGATTCTCATATTCTGTCTCCTGCTCTCCTGATCTGTCCCCTGTTTCTCTGCATCCTGCAAAAATGCGTGCGCCCCCTATAATAAAGTCCTGAAGATTAAATAAAGCGCATCCTTAAACGCCAAACCCAGTCCGGCATTTGAAGATACGCTTCATTTTTAACATCACTCTCGATCTTACTGTCCTAATCGATTATCCGGATGCAATACAGTCAAAACAAACGTCCCATCCTGAAATCATATCTCCGAGTTGTTCGTTTAAGACTCAAAACGTGGACCTGATGGGAGTCGAACCCATGTCCGAAAACAAATTCCCTTTCCTTCTACTATCATAGTACACTTTGGAGATTCCCCACTGTGAGAAGATGTGCACGTCTCCACACAGCCGGTATCCTCTGATACGCCCGCAGCCGGGAGGAACCGGATGCGTCGTTTCTCACATAGATGAGGTCAGTACCCCGGGCTGTGAGTGATCCGGAACTGGCCGGCAGCGCTTAGGCTGCCAATGCGTAACTATTGTCGTTAGCGTTTGTATTTAAGTTTGAAGTTTAACGCAACTGTCTTTCGGATAGCTTCTAAAGCTGCATCGTCCCCGTCGAAACCGGTACAAGCCCATACGATATAGAAGATACTCAGAGAAAGTGTCCTCCGAGCATCTTCATTCTATCGAAAAAACTGTCTCCTGTAAATAAGCCGACGGTGGATTTCAGAAAAACGTAAGCTTAGGGAAATATCAATTCCTCCATGGCACATACACTACGAGTAATGCAATGCTTCCTTAACGCAGATAGCGCGCTACATATTTCCCTGTATAGGAGCTCTCACAGCGCGCAACCTCCTCCGGCGTGCCGGTGCAAATTACCGTTCCGCCGCCGTCTCCGCCCTCCGGACCCATATCAATGATATAGTCCGCGCACTTGATAACATCCAGATTATGCTCGATGACAACGACGGTATTGCCGTTCTCCGCGAGCTGCTGCAGCATTGCCACCAGACGCCGCACATCCTCAAAATGAAGCCCTGTCGTCGGCTCGTCCAGAATGTAGATGGTTCTGCCGGTACCGCGGCGGGAGAGCTCCGTCGCGAGCTTGATGCGCTGTGCCTCTCCGCCGGAGAGCTCCGTGCTGGGCTGGCCGAGCCGGACATAGCCGAGTCCGACATCATAGAGCGTTTGGATCTTCCGCGTAATCGAGGGCACATTCCGGAAGAAATCCAGCGCCTCCTCCACCGTCATGTTCAGCACATCGTAGATGCTTTTGCCTTTATACTTCACCTCCAGTGTCTCCCGGTTATAACGCCTGCCGCCGCAGACCTCACAGGGCACATAGACGTCCGGCAGGAAGTGCATCTCAATCTTCACGATGCCGTCGCCGGAGCACGCCTCACACCGTCCGCCCTTCACATTGAAGGAGAAGCGCCCCTTCGCGTAGCCCCGCGCCTTCGCGTCCTGCGTCGCGGCGAAGAGGTCGCGGATCATGTCGAAGACGCCGGTATAGGTTGCCGGATTCGAGCGCGGTGTCCTGCCGATCGGGCTCTGGTCGATATCGATGACCTTATCCAGCTTCTCGTCCCCCTCGATCGCCCGGAAGCGCCCGGGGATCATGCGGGCGCGGTTCAGCCGCTTCGCGAGCGCCTTGTGCAGAATCTCATTGACCAGAGAGGACTTCCCCGAGCCGGACACACCGGTTACGCAGGTGAAGACGCCGAGCGGGAACGCAACATCGATATCCTTCAGATTGTTCTCCGCTGCACCGAGCACCCTGAGCCAATCCTTCGGCTCTCTGCGCCGCTCCGGCAGCTCGATCCGGCGCCTCCCGGAGAGATACTGTCCGGTGATGCTCTCCGGAATCTCCATGATTTCCTGTGCGGTGCCGGTCGCGACGACCTGTCCGCCATGCTCTCCCGCTCCGGGTCCGATATCGACGATGAAGTCCGCCTCCCGCATCGTATCCTCGTCATGCTCCACGACGATGACCGAGTTTCCGAGGTCGCGGAGGCACTTCAGCGTCGCGATCAGCCTATCGTTGTCCCGCTGATGCAGCCCGATGCTCGGCTCATCCAAAATATATGCCACGCCGACCAGACCGGAGCCGATCTGCGTCGCCAGCCGGATCCGCTGCGCCTCTCCGCCGGACAGCGTCCCCGCCGTACGGGACAGACTCAGATAGTTCAGCCCCACATCGATCATAAACCTGATGCGGGCACGGATCTCCTTGATAACCTGCTCGCCGATCTTCCGCTGCATCTCGCTGAGCTCGAGTCCGGAGATCCAGTCATAGAAGCGCTCTGTAGAGAGCTCGGTTGCCGCGTAGATATTGAGCTCCCCCACCGTCACCGCCAGAGAGCTCTGCTTCAGACGCGCCCCCTTGCAGACCGGGCAGGGCGTGATCCGCATATACTGCTCATACTCCGCCTTCATCCTGTCAGAGAAGCACTCCTTATAGCGCCGATTCACATTCTCCGCCAACCCCTCGAAGGCAACCTGATGAATGTTGCCCTTGCCGAACTGAGATGCATACCGCACCGTCACCTTCTCTCCTTTAGTACCGTGCAGGATCTTCTCCCGGATCTCCGGTCGGAGCTCCCGAAACGGCGTATCCAGACTGAAGCCGTAACGCTCCGCCATCGCGGTAAGCATCGCGTGCGTGAAGCTTCCCTCGTCCTTCGAATTCATCCAGCCGAGCACGGAGATCGCGCCCTGATTGATCGACAGGCTCTCGTCCGGAATCATCAGCGCCGCGTCGAACTCCATCTTGTAGCCGATGCCGAAGCACTCCGGGCAGGCTCCGAAGGGATTGTTAAAGGAGAAGCTGCGCGGCTCGA encodes:
- a CDS encoding VOC family protein; amino-acid sequence: MRIEHIAMYVKDLERARVFFVKYLGATSNEGYHNEKTDFRSYFLSFDGGARMEIMNRPGMEDPEKPLMRTGFIHVAFSLGSAERVDQLTARLKEDGYAVISGPRTTGDGYYESCVLSIEGNQIELTV
- the uvrA gene encoding excinuclease ABC subunit UvrA, giving the protein MERKFIKIRGASEHNLKHIDLDIPRDELVVLTGLSGSGKSSLAFDTIYAEGQRRYMESLSSYARQFLGQMEKPNVELIEGLSPAISIDQKSTNRNPRSTVGTVTEIYDYLRLLYARIGIPHCPKCGREIRRQTVDEMVDQLLRMEEGTRIQLLAPIVRGKKGMHEKVLQSARRSGYVRVRIDGNMYELSEEIALEKNLRHTIEIVVDRLVVRAGIEKRLAESIEQVVDLTGGLVTVDVIGGEEIHLSTSFTCPDCEISIEEIEPRSFSFNNPFGACPECFGIGYKMEFDAALMIPDESLSINQGAISVLGWMNSKDEGSFTHAMLTAMAERYGFSLDTPFRELRPEIREKILHGTKGEKVTVRYASQFGKGNIHQVAFEGLAENVNRRYKECFSDRMKAEYEQYMRITPCPVCKGARLKQSSLAVTVGELNIYAATELSTERFYDWISGLELSEMQRKIGEQVIKEIRARIRFMIDVGLNYLSLSRTAGTLSGGEAQRIRLATQIGSGLVGVAYILDEPSIGLHQRDNDRLIATLKCLRDLGNSVIVVEHDEDTMREADFIVDIGPGAGEHGGQVVATGTAQEIMEIPESITGQYLSGRRRIELPERRREPKDWLRVLGAAENNLKDIDVAFPLGVFTCVTGVSGSGKSSLVNEILHKALAKRLNRARMIPGRFRAIEGDEKLDKVIDIDQSPIGRTPRSNPATYTGVFDMIRDLFAATQDAKARGYAKGRFSFNVKGGRCEACSGDGIVKIEMHFLPDVYVPCEVCGGRRYNRETLEVKYKGKSIYDVLNMTVEEALDFFRNVPSITRKIQTLYDVGLGYVRLGQPSTELSGGEAQRIKLATELSRRGTGRTIYILDEPTTGLHFEDVRRLVAMLQQLAENGNTVVVIEHNLDVIKCADYIIDMGPEGGDGGGTVICTGTPEEVARCESSYTGKYVARYLR